The following DNA comes from Planctomycetia bacterium.
CGGGGCGTCGACTTCCTCGAGGTTGTCGAAATCGGAGTCACGTCCCGCCGCACCGTCGCGGCGGAAGGCCGGGGCGCGGGCATTCATCTTGGTGGCGATCTGCCGTGCCATCAGCCGGTAGCCCCGCGGCGACAGCCGCCAGACTCGGCCGGGCGGCGGATTCGCGGAGCCGGGCGTGGCCGCGAACAGCGCGTCGTGATCGACCCAGTTGCCGCGGTCGGCCCGCAGCGGCTTGTGCTCGTCGAACGCCACGCCGCCGGCCCGCAGGGCGGACTTGATCCAGGCCGCAAGTGCCTGACGCGCGGCGGCCGTCGGCTGCTTCTCTCCCTCGGGGGGCATGAGGCCGTCCTCGACCTGCTGGAGCACCTTCTGCCAGACGACGAGATCGGCGGCCGTCGGGGAGGGGCCGAGCGTCTGCAGCGACAGGTCCCCCTCCGCATCCTTGGCACCGTGGCAGCGGATGCAGGCGGCGTCGAGGACGGCCTTCACGTCGCTTGGGAAAGCGCTGGCCAGGTCTGGCCGATCGGCGGCCTGAGCGGGTACCGCGATCGCCAGCCAGGCAACCGCCGCGAAGCGAACCCGGCACGACGGCGTCGATCGCAACCGACCAACCAGGCGTGAAAGCACGGGAGTGCGTTAGTCAGGAGGGCCACACCGGGACGGACCCGTTTGTGGGTTGGATTTGCCACGGAATTCCAAGAGTATCACTCGTCCACCGGCCGGGCAATCGAGTGGCCGAGCGGACCCAGCCCCTGCAATCCTTCCTGTTCTCCTCCTTGAGGGGGGTCAGTCCGCTGCGGGCTCGTCGCCCCGGGCGCGTCGGAATGGGTCGATGGAGCCGCCGTCCTCCTGGACCGGAGGAGCGTTCGTCGGCCGGAAGCCGGGTAGGGTCGGCCAGCCAAGGTTCAGCCCCGGCCACGTCATCGGTGCCGCCCCGGGTGCGGTAGGCCCGGCTGGCGGTGGACTGTTCACTGGGGGTATGGGCGGACGACCGCCCCCGAGGATCTCGGCCGGTGCCGGAAAGCCGCCGCCGGATGGCAGGGCGACCGGCTGCACCGGCATGCCCGCGGCTCCAGGTTCGAGGACACGCACCGACACATCGTCGATCAGCGCCCGGCCCAGTCCGGTGAGGGCAAAGGTCACGACGAGCGGTTCGTCGGTTTCCGGGGGCACGATCCGGTACAGCGTCACGCGTTTCCAGTCGCGGGTCGTGCCGACCCGTTCGGCCAGCGCCGGACCGCCCAGCGAATCGAAGACGAGCAGGCCATCGACGCTGCCACGGATCGGCTCCGGCGCCCAGACACGGGCCGAGATCTCCACGAGCTTCCCGGGCGGTGCCCGCAGCGGCGGGGTCGTCACCCACACCGGCGGCGTCTCGACGACGGCCGGCGTCGCGGCCGGGTCGGCGGGGGTTGCCGCCAACTGCAGGCTGCCGGCACCGGCGAAGGCACCGTCGCGGACGACCTCGACGGCCGCGCGGATGTCGGCGTCTGGCCGGGCGAAGTGCCGCCAGCCGGCGGCGGCGAGGTCCTCGACCCGCTCCATGCCGCCGCCGGGGAGCAGTTCGGCGCCCGGCACGGCCGTGGCGACCGCCGCGGTGAACATCCACTGCTCGGCGACCGTCGCGTCGGATACCGCCAGCGGGCTGGCCGTGAGCGAGATGATCGATCCGGTGCCCTGCACGCCGCGCTCCCAGGCGAGCCGCTCGAACTGTCCGGCGATCGCCGCCGCCCGGCGATACCGCGTGGCGGCCGCCACTGGATCCGCGGCCACGATCGCCTCGGCATCGACCGCCGCCTGGCGCGCCGCGTTGAGCATCTCGGCGACGGGGAGGTTGCCCAGCGCCCGCGGCGGCAACCGCTCGAGCAGGCGGGCATCGGCCGCGAGCACGAGCGCCGCGGCCGTGCGGGCCGCGGCCACCTGCTCCGGCAGCCCGTCGCGCAACCGGGATTGCACATGGGCGGTGACGGCGGGTTCGCCGCTGACGAGGATCAGCGCGTGCGCGTGGAAATCCTCGAGGGAGACGATCATGCCTCCGGTGCCGCGGCGTTGGGCGAGCGGTCGCAGGCCGCCCGGGGCAACCTCCCATGCCCGGTGCGCCTCGGGCACGCCCGGCACGAGCACGGTCAGCGGCGCGTTGGTCCTGGGCACGGCGCCGTCGTAGCGGCGGGCGCAGATCTGCGCGCCCGGTGCGGTCCGCCAGACGAGGACCATGCGGGCCCGCGCCGCCTCGAGCACGAAGGCCTGCACGTCGGGGCTGCTCGCCTGGGCCGGCGCCGAAAACCTCCCCGCCGCCCCCCATGGCTCGAGGGCGGCCAGCAGGAGGTTGGTCTCCCGGACCGCCGCCGCGCGGAGCTGCGACTCGGTGTCGCTGCCGTCGATCCGTCGCGACGACGTGTAGAGGATGCCGCGGACGCCGGCGGCCACGGCAGAGAGCGAGGCCAGGCAGAGGCTTTCCGGGTCGACCGCCAGGCCGTTGCTGCCCACACCTGCGAGCAGCGCCGCCTGACGGGCCGCCCGGGGGTCGATCTCGGTGGCCAGCGTGGCGAGGAGCGGCGTGCCGGGCCGGGCCAGCCGGGGCCGCTCCCGCAGCCAGGCCATGTAATCGCCGAGTTCGAGGCTGGTGCCGAGCACCGCCCGCCGCGCCACCAGCATGTCGACGTGGCGGGACACGCCGCGGATCGCCGAGTCGGCCGAGGCGATGACCGGCCTGGTGGGCCGCAGCAGGTCGCACTCCTTGACCCTTCGGGCCCGTTCGGCGAGCGGCTCGACGTCCGCCTCGGCGAGCCCGCTGCCGAGGTCCCAGATCAGCACGCGGTCCCAGTTGCGCAGCACCGGCGCGGGGGTCGGGTCGCGGACGTCCACCTCGGGCAGCGGTGGCGGCGGACAGATCACCCACATGCCCGCCTGCCGCGCCTCGGCGAGGAGTTCGCGCGGGGCCGGCTCCGCGAGTCGGACGCAATTGAAGCCCAGCGCTGCCAGCGTTGCCAGCGGCTCGCCGCGGTGCTCGATCGCGCGGGGGAAGAACGGCACCCCGGCCACCTCGACGACACCGCTCGTCAGGCCGGCCGGAGGATCGTGGACCACGGGCGCCTCGGCCGACACCGTCACGACCCCGGCGTGTCGTCCGGAATCGGTGCGCGGCGGTCCGGCGTCGACGGGCACCACGCCGTCGAGCGCGGCCGCCTCGACGTCGATCTCATGACGACCGGGCTGCGGCTGGAGGTCGAGGACGAGGTGTGTGATCGCCGCGCCGGCGAGGTCGCCCGCCCCATGCTCGAGCCGGAGTGCAGGCAGCCGCGTGGCGAGTTCCGCCGGAACCCGGCCGATGACCAACTGCTCCCAGCGGCCGACATCCCGCGATGTCGGTCCCGGCACGAGCAGTTCGACCGGTTGGCCCGTCTTCCGCGAGATGAATCCGGGCAGCACGACCCGGGCCGCGAGCCGGACGTCGGGGCGATTGGCCCGGATCCAGACGGCGGCGTGGAACTCGTCGATCACGGCCACGGGACCGACGTCCATTTCGATCCGCGGCCGAGTTCCGGCCACGACTTCGACGACGAACCGCGCACAGGGCTGGGCCCGACGGCCGCCATCGTGGACGACCGCGTGGGTGCCCCGCGCCGGAGCATCGGCCGCAACGAGCCGCCAGGTCGAGCCGGCCGGTGCCGGACCCGGGGCGGCCGCGCGCGCGGGCTCGGCTGCCAGGGCGATGGCCGCGAGCAGGGCGATGGCCGCGAGCAGGGCGATGGCCGCGAGCAGGGAACGTGCGCCGGACGCCCGCAGCGACCGTGACATCGGACACCCCGCTCCGCGACCGGGGGCTGGCTGAGGGTGCATGGCAGTCGCCGACCACAGGCCGGAACCGTGGGCAAACCGGGCCGGAGGCGGCCCGAGCGGGGGCTGCGCAGGACTCCGGGAACCATCCGGGCTTGTAGCAGCCCGGCGGGAGACGGCTCCAGACCAGCTCCTGCGGCCGCTGGCCGGTACAGCCAGCCCAGCTTCTCCGGGCTTCCCCGGGCTGCGGGCTTGCAGCGCTGGCGGCGACCGCGATTATGGGGGTGGTTCTCCGCCGCCTCCGCACGACTGCGGACCGCTGCGGCAGGGACGGCGGCAGCGTCATGCACTCACTCACATCGGAGCAACTCGCGCAGGCGATCCTCGACCTCGAACTCGTTGCACCGCTGGAGCTGGAGACCGGGTTCCGTGAGGCCGGGGGCCGCGGCACGTCGGCGGAGGCCCTCGGTGCGGCGCTCGTGCGTCGGGAGCTCCTCACCGGCTACCAGATCGAGCGGCTCATGCGCGGCGACCGGCGCGGATTCTTCTACGGTCGCAGCACGATCCTCTATCAGGTCGGGGCCGGGTCGTTCGCCCGCGTGTTTCGGGCCGTCGATCGGGACACCGGGAAGATCATCGCCGTCAAGGTGCTGCGCAGCCGGCACGCGAAAGACATCGAGCGGCAGCAGGCCTTTCGTCACGAGGGCGAGATGGGCCGCCTGCTCCGCCATCCCAACATCGTCGCCATCGAGGAGGTCGGCGCGGAGCATGGCAGCAGTTACCTGACGATGGAGTTCGTCGAGGGGCAGACGCTGCGCGAGCTGGTCAAGCTCCGGGGGGCGGTCGACCTGCCGCGGGCGCTCGACCTGATCCAACAGCTGGCCGCCGGGCTGGAGTACGCCCATCGGCGTGGTGTCACCCACCGCGACCTGAAAGCCTCCAACGTGCTCGTCTCGTCAGCGGGCCGGGCCAAGCTCGTTGATTTCGGCCTCGCCGGGATCGACGAGACCGGCGACGCCTTGCTGGGCCGGATCGATCAGCCGCGGACGATCGATTACGCGGCCCTCGAGAAGCTCACGGGGATGCAGGACGATTGCGCTCGCAGCGACATCTTCTTCTTCGGCACGCTGGCACAGCTCGTGCTCACGGGCCAGCCGACGCTGGCCGAAACCCGGGACCGCAGCCAGCGAAGCGACCCGGGTCGGTTCCAGAGGATCGTGCCGCTGGCGACCCGGGCGCCCCACCTGCCGCGGGACGTCATCGAAACGATTGGCCGGATGACGCTGCTCGATCCGCTGGAGCGCTGGCAGACGGTGGCCGACGTGCGCCGGGCCGTGGAGCAGCTGGCCGAAGCGCACGTCGGGGGGGGGGATGCGTCGCCGGCGGCGGCGCTGCCCTCCGGCGGCCCCGCGCCGACGATGAAGGGGACGCTGATGCTCGTCGAGCCGGGCGAGACCGCGCAGCGGTCCTTCCGGGAGTTTTTCAACGCCCTTGGCTATCGCGTCCTCGTCACGGGCAACCCGCGGCGTGCCCTGACGATATGCGACGCGCGGAACCGATCGGTCGACTGTCTCGTGCTCAGCAGTCACGCGTTGGGCAACGAGGCGGTCGAGGCCTTCAATGCGTTGTCGGCTGATCCTGCCTACGCCACTCTGCCCGCGGTGCTGGTGGCTGGGGAGACGCAGACAGCTGTCGATGCGATGGCGCGGGTCGACGCGTTGCGCCGGGTCACGCGGTTGCCGATCCGCAAGCGGGAGTTCGCCTGTCTGCTCGAGGAGTTGCTCGGCGCGCCGCGCAAGCCCGATCCGGCGTGACCGCACGCCGTCCCGGCGGCCCGTTGGCGTGCCCAGTAACGCGCTTAATCGCACGCAGCGGGCTGTGATCACGCAGCCCGTCGGCGACGGCCTCCGTCTGCTTTGCGAGCTTCGCTCGCTCTCGTAAGGCCGCCCTCCAGGCGGCCAGTTGGGCGCGCCCACCCGCACGGGCCCAGCGCTGCAACGACGCCCGGCTGGAGGCCGGGCGGCTCGGCGCGGCGAACCTTGGCTTCGCCCCGCCGAGCGTAAGCCTGTCGGGGCCATGGATGGCCCGACAGGCGCGATATACAGAACCTTGGCTTCGCCCCGCCGAGCGTAAGCCTGTCGGGGCCATGGATGGCCCGACAGGCGCGATATACAGAACCTTGGCTTCGCCCCGCCGAGCGTAAGCCTGCGAGGGCCAGGATGGCCTCGCAGGCGCGATACACAGAGCGTAAGCCTGTCGGGGCCATGGATGGCCCGACAGGCGCTCTATTCAGATGTAATACATCGCATCGCCGGACCGGCAGCGGGCCGTGAGGTCGGCGAGCGTGGTGCCGCGGAGAACATCCGCCTCCGCGCGGGCTGCCGCTTCCCACGTCTCGACCAGCAGCCCCGCCAGCCGCGACCGCTGCCCAAGCGCGACGCTGACCGGGGCCACGTCCGTGCCCGGCCCCTCGATTGCCACGCGCAGGTCCTCGAGCGTGATCTCCTCCGGATGCCGGGCGAGACGGTAGCCGCCAGCCGCGCCGCGGACGCTGGCCACGATGCCGGCGTGCTTGAGCCGGAGCAGGATGTGGACGAGGAACCGGGCCGGCACGCCCTGCGCCGCGCAGATTTCGCGGATCCTCACCGGCTCCTCCGCCTGCCAGTGCCGGGCCAGTTCCAGCGCGGCGATGGCGGCATACTCGGTGCGGGCGGACAGTCGCATCGCGTCCTCGGTTCTGGCGGGCCTCAGTGGCCCCCGGTGTGCAGGCCGCACTCCGTCTTGGCCGTGCCGCTCCAGCGGCCGGCCCGTTCGTCCTCGCCGAACGTGATCGCCCGGGTGCAGGGCGCGCAGCCGATGCTCACATACCCCTGGTCGTGCAGCGGGTTGTAGGGCACGTCGTGCTTGACGATGGCGTCCCAGACCCTGGCCTTCGTCCAGGTGGCGAGCGGCGAAATCTTGACGACGCCGAACTTGTGGTCCCAGCCGACGATCGGCGCCGTGGCGCGATCGGGGCTCTGGTCGCGGCGGATGGCGGTCATCCAGGCTTCGAAGCCCGCCAGCACGCGGCGCACGACGGCGAGTTTGCGATCGGCGCAGCAGCGGTCGGGGTCTGTGCGGTAGAGCGGACCGCCATGCAGCCGCTCGTAGTCGGCCACGGGCGAGTCGGGTCGCTCCAGCACCACTTCGATGCCGTAGCGGGCCGCGATCCGGTCGCGGAGTTCGAGCGTCTCGCGAAACTGGTAGCCCGTGTCGAGATTGAACACGTGCATGCCCGGCGCGACCGTCGCGATCCAATGAAGGATCAGGCAGCCCTCGGGGCCGAAAGCCGTGGCCATGGTCAGCCCGGTCCCGAATCGCTCCCACGCCCAGCGGATGATCTCCGCAGGCTCGGCCGACTCGAGCTTGCGGCTGGCCTCGGCCAGTTCGGCGCGGACCGCCGCCGAGGCCTCGGCCACAGGGCCGCCCGCCGCTGCTGGGCCGACAGAGGCGTTCGCCACGATCAAATCCTTACAAAAGTGGTCATGTATGAGAGGTATGATAGCCAACCGCCGGCTTCATCGGCAGCCTGTGCATCGCGGACGCAGCAACGGCCGCTGAAACCGGCAGACTCGCCCCCTTTTCGCCCCCCTCTCCCCCTTTTCGCCCCATTGTCCGATCATGCCGGGCAGCGGTGTCCCGCGACCGACGCGGGGCCGTTCGTGGAGGAGGCTCGGCATGGCGCGCAGCGTCGCATTGGCGGTCGATCTCGGGGCGTCCGGAGGCAGGGTGCTGTCGGGCGCGTTCGACGGACGGATCCTGGAACTCGAGGAACTCCACCGCTTCGACAACCAGCCGCTGCCGTTCGGCGGCCGCCTCGTCTGGGACCTGCCGCTCCTGTGGCGCGAGGTGGTGGCCGGCCTGCGGCTGGCGGCGCAGCGGCACGGCCGCGCCGTCGCCAGCGTCGGCGTCGATACCTGGGGCGTGGACTTCGCCTTTCTGGGCGCCGACGGCGACCTGCTCGCCAATCCGCTCTGCTACCGCGACCCGCAGACGCGCGGCATGCTCGCCGCGGCGGAGCGGACCGTGCCGCGGGCCGACATCTTCGCCGCCACGGGGCTGCAGTTCATGGAGATCAACTCTCTCTACCAGCTGCTGGCGATGCAGGCGCGCGGGTCGACGGCGCTGGCCTCCGCCGCCCGGCTGCTGATGATCCCCGACCTGTTCCATTGGCTTCTCAGTGGCGAGGCATCGAACGAGCGGACCAACGCCTCCACCACGCAGTGCTTCGATCCGCGCACGGGCGACTGGGCGTTTCCGCTCCTCGAGCGATTCGGCCTGCCGCGGCTGATCTTCGCACCGATCGCCGCGCCGGGCACGAGCCTCGGCGGCCTGCGGCGCGAGGTCGCGGAGGAGACCGGTCTGGCCGGAGTCCGCGTCCTCCTCCCCGGCACGCACGACACGGCCAGCGCCGTGGCAGCCGTGCCGGCCCTCGACCCGCCGAGCAGCCGGCCCGACTGGTGCTACGTCAGCCTCGGCACCTGGGCGCTGGTGGGCGCCGAACTCGACCAACCGCTGATCACGCCCGCGTGCCTGGCCCACAACTTCACCAACGAGGCCGGCGTCGGCGGCACCACCCGGCTCTTGAAGAACGTCTGCGGCCTGTGGCTCGTGCAGCAGTGCCGGGCCGCCTGGCAGCGCGAGGGGAAGGGTTGGACCTGGGACCAGCTCACGGCGCTGGCAGCAGAGGCCGCCCCGCTGCGCACCATCATCGATCCCGATCACCCCGCCCTCGTCGCCCCGGCCGACATGCCGGCCGCGATCCGCATTCTGGCCCGGGAGACGGGGGAACCGGTGCCGGAGACGACGGCCGCCGTCGTGCGCACGGCGCTGGAGAGCGTGGCTGCCGCGATCCGCCGGACGCTCGGCCGGCTCGACGCCCTGCTCGGTCGCCGGGTCGGCACCGTCCACGTGGTCGGCGGCGGCGTCCGCAACCGGCTCCTCTGCCAGATGATCGCCGATGCCACCGGCCGACCGGTCATCGCCGGCCCCGTCGAGGCCACGGCGATCGGCAACCTCCTCGTCCAGGTCGCGGCCCGCGAGGGGGCCGTCGACCTGCGGGCGCTGCGGGCGATCGTTCGCGACAGCTTCGAGCTCGATCGCTACGAGCCCGGCGACGCCGGCGCCTGGCAGGCACGGCTCGGCGGCTGACGGCGGTCCGCCATCAATGCTGCCGCCACAGGCCCGGGTTGAGCGCGAGCACGATCATCACGATGAACGAGAATCCGATGATCACGGCCGCCCAGATGGCGACCTTGAGCCACGACTCCGCGCGACGCTCGTCGGCCAGCTGCCGGCGGCGCTTCTGTTCCCGGCGATACTCGATGCTGTCGGTGGCGCGGAGCACGAAGAAGGTGTTGCACGTCGGGCAGACCACCTGCTGGCCGAGCAGATCCTCGCGGACGTCGAGCACGTGGCCCTTCGGGCAGGGGATGTGGTAGACGAGCGAGTCTGCGGGCTGACCGGCGTCGTCATCGGCATCGTAGGGCACGGGCGCGTCGGTCTCGACGTCCAGGCCGGCCAGCTGCTCCGCCTCCACGCCCGGCTCATCGTCGGCGTCCTCCCCGGGGAGGCGGAATGTCCGACGCGTCGGCCTGCCGTCGTCCGGCAACGGGTCGATCTCGATGCCCTTCACGCGGCCGTGGCAGAGCGGACAGACCGTGCGGCCCTCCTCGACGATGGCCGTGCCCCGGTAACCGCAGATGCAGGAGATGCTCTCGGACATGGGCATAATGGTAGCAAAAAGCGGCACCGACGGAGCCACCGCCGCCGCGGTCAGGCGGCCCGCTGCTGGGCCGCCGGCCGCTTCCGCACCGTGCCGTGCTCGACCTCGAGGATCGAGTTGGCGAGGGCGAGCGTGCTCGCCCGGTGGGTGATCATGATCACGGTCCGGTTCTCGACGTAGGCGGCGAGCGCCTCGTGGATCAGCCGCTCGCTCTCCACGTCGATCTGGCTCGTCGCCTCGTCGAGGACGAGGATCTCCGCATCCCGCAGAAACGCCCGGGCCAGCGCGATCCGCTGCCGTTGGCCGCCGGAGAGACGGAAGCCATTGGGGCCGACCATCGTCCGGTAGCCCTCGGGGAAGTCGGCGATGAACTCGTGGGCATGGGCCTGGCGGGCCGCCGCCTCGATCTCCTCGTCGCTGGCCTCCCAGCGGCCGTAGCGGATGTTGTAGAGGATCGACTCGTTGAACAGCTCGGTCTGCTGCGTGACGAGGGCGATCCGCCGGCGCAGGTCGCGCAGGGCGAGATCTGTGAGCGGCACGCCGTCGAGGAGGACGCGGCCCTGGGTGGGGTCGTAGAACCGGCAGATCAGGTTCACGAGCGTGCTCTTGCCGCCACCGTTGGGGCCGACGATCGCCACCCGCTCCCCGAAGGCGATCGAGACGTTCACATCGCGGAGCACGGTGTCGATGCCGTCGTAGCTGAACGACACGCCGTCGAGTCGGATCTCCCGGTGCGGCGAGGGGAGCGCCCGCGGCGCGGACGCCTCGCTGAGCTTCGACGGTGTGTCGAGGAGCGGATACAGCCCCTGGGCGCCGACGATCCCCATGTTGAACCCGGTGATCACGGCGGACAGCTTGCGGACCGGATCGCTGGCCCCGATCAACAGGCCGAAGAACACCATGATGCCCGACACGGTCATCGGCTGGTCGGTCATCGTGATGCCGAAGATCTTCGTCTCCTGGTTGATGACCAGCCATGCCCCCACGGCGATCGACGTCGCCACCATGCCGATGCCGAGGATCTCCGTGATCGGGTTGGCGAGGGCGTGGTAGAAGGCGTGCCACATCCCGGTCCGCATCATGTCGCCGGTGCAGGTGCGGAACCGCTGCCGCTCGAAGTCCTCCATGGTGTAGGCCTGCACGGTCAGGACGTTGTTGAGAGCCTCGAGGAGGACGTGATGGAAGCCGCGGGAGCGGGCGAGGATGCTCTTCGAGACCCCGCGGATGCGCCGGTTGAGCCAGACCATCAGGAAGCCGACGACGGGGGCCAGCGTCAGGCAGGCCAGTGTCAGCCGCCAGGAGACGATGAACGCCCCCCCCAGGCAGCCGAGGATCTTCAGCGGCTCGGTGATCGCGCCGCCATACACCGTGGTGATGCCGCTGGCGAGCATGTCGGCGGTGTGCGTTACCTGGGCCATGAAGCCCGCCGATCCCTGGCGCATGAACTGCGCCCGGTCGAGTTCCAGCGCCTTGTCGAAGACCTTGGCACGGATGGTGCGGCTGATGTCCATCGCCACCCAACTGACGAGCATCGTCCCGGTGAGCAGGAGCACGTGCTTGAGGACGGTGCTGAAGACCACGAAGGCCACGACCACGAGCACGGTCTTGAAGGGGTCGATCGGCAGCAGGCGATCGAGCCACGGGCCGAGCCACTCGCCCCAGGCGACGACCCGGCCGTCGGCCGCCTGCTTCTGCTCCAGGAGTGCCAGACGGTTGCGGTCAGTGGCGAGTTCCGCTCCGCCGCCCTCCGCGCCGGCGAGGCGGGCCTGGACCGCCGTGCGCTCGGCGTTGGCCCCCTCGATCCGCTCGCGGGCGGCGGCGACCTCGCGCCCGTTCCAGGACTGCAGCGATTCCCCCTTGAGGGTCACCTCGATGATCGGGTGCAGGGCCGCGATATTCGCGCTCCACAGGGCCGCGACTGCCGCCGAGCAGAGCATGGCGGCGGCCAGCAGCGGCCAATTCTTGGCCGCTTCGCGGAGGGCGCGGAGAAAATAGTGCATGGGCAGGCTGTTCCAGGAGTGCCGCGCGTCGCACGGCCACCCGCTAAGGAATCGGCTCCACGGGACGTTTGCCCCACCGCGCGGCCGTTGGGGTCGGCGCGGGCAGGATGCGCGGGACCGGGCAGGATGGGCAGAGTCGCCCGCCGTGCCTTCCCGAGCGGCCGGGGAGGTTAGTGACCACGCCGCGCCGGTTCAAGGGCGGGTTTGCGGCGGAAACGAGGGGATTTCCCGCGTCAGCCCCGGGCCGCCCCCAGCCGCAGTTCGGCCGCCAGCAGCGTGTTGGCGATGAGCATCGCCACGGTCAGTGGGCCGACGCCCCCGGGCACCGGGCTGATCCAGCCGGCGACCCCGCGGACGGACTCGAAGGCGACGTCGCCGACGAGCCGGCCGGCGACACGGTTGATTCCCACGTCCACGACCGCCGCCCCGGGCTTGACCATGTCGGCCGTGATCAGGCCCGGCCTGCCGACCGCCGCCACGAGAATGTCGGCCTGCCGGGTGATCGCCGCCAGGTCATGCGAGCGGCTGTGGGCGATGGTCACCGTGGCGTCGCCGCCGCGGCCCTTCCCGGCGAGGAGCAGGGCGAGCGGCTTGCCCACGATGTCGCTGCGGCCGACGATCACCGCATGTCGGCCGGCGGTCTCGATCCCGGCGTCGATCAGCATCCGCTGCACGCCCGCGGCCGTGCAGGGGACGAACCGCGGTCGCCCCTGCGAGAGGAGCCCGGCGTTCTCCGGATGGAAGCCGTCCACATCGCGATCGGGGGGCACCGCGTCGAGGACTTTCACCATGTCGACGTGGGGGGGGAGGGGGAGCTGCACGAGGATCCCGTCGGCCGGCCCCGACTCCTCGGCGGCCAGCGACGTCACGAGGGCCACGAGCTCGTCGGTCGTCGCCGTGACCGGCACCGGCACCACCTCGGCGTCGATGCCGACACGGGCCGCGGCGGCCGCCTTGCTCTTCACATACGAGGCGCTGGCGGCGAGTTCCCCCACGAGGACGACGACGAGCCGCGGCTTGCGGGCGAACATCGCGGCGAATGTCCCGACCTCGGCCCGCAGGTCCGACTCGATCCGCGTCGCCAGCGCCCGGCCGTCGAGCAGCGTGGCCGGCCCGCTCATTTCGTCTCCTCCAGGTACAGCATCCGCAGCTGGTGCTGCATCTCCTCGAGGAGAGTCTCCTCCTCGGCGGAGAGGTTGCCGCGCGTCTTCGCCTCCAGCATCGCCAGCGTGTCGATGAAGTGCTTGGCCGTGGCGACGTTCTTCAGCGCCTTGTTGGTGATCGGGTTGGGGATCCGGCCGAACGCCATCAGCGCCTGCGTGAACAGGGTGTGGACGAGAAACTCGAACGTGGCCGGCGGTGTCCGCACCGGGTTCGCGGCGGCTGCGTCGGTGATCTCGGTGTCGGTGGAGGGATCGTCGCTCATGGTGGCTCCAGGGTGCTGTGTCGTGCTGATTGTGACTGGAACAGTTCGGGGTTGCCCATACCCCGCTCGCCGGACGTTCGCTGCGGGCTTCATGCCCTTCGCTCACTCGATGCTGGCTGCGCTCCGCCATCCTGGCTGCGCTTGCCAGCAACGCCGTCTCTCGGGGCCTGGGCAACCCCTCATGGATGACGCCGTCGACACATGCCCTTTCGCTGGGGTGGGGTGGATGGTGTGGGTGGCGGCGCGGCTCAGGTCTCCGTCACCCAGGCGCTGCCGGCGTGCCGCTCCACCGCGGCGGCTACGAGGCCCTTGAACAGCGGATGGGCGGCCGTCGGCTTGCTCTTGAACTCCGGATGAAACTGCACGGCCACGAACCACGGATGGTCGGCCAGCTCCACGATCTCCACGAGCGAGCCGTCGGGGTTCGTGCCCGCCACGACGAGGCCGGCCCGCTCCAGTTCTGCCCGGTAGCGGGAGTTGAACTCGTAGCGGTGCCGGTGCCGCTCCGAGATCCGCTGGCTGCCGTAGGCGGCCGCGGCCCGCGAGCCCTCGAGGAGCACGGCCGGCTGGGCGCCGAGCCGCATCGTCCCTCCCTTGTCCACGACGGCATGCTGCTCGTCCATCAGGCAGATCACGGGGTGGGGCGTGTTGCGGGCGAACTCGGTCGAGTGCGCCCCCTCGAGGCCCGCCAGGTTCCGGGCCACGTCGATCACCGCGCACTGCATGCCCAGACAGATGCCGAGGAACGGCAGGCGGCGCTCGCGGGCGAAGCGGAT
Coding sequences within:
- a CDS encoding protein kinase, with amino-acid sequence MGVVLRRLRTTADRCGRDGGSVMHSLTSEQLAQAILDLELVAPLELETGFREAGGRGTSAEALGAALVRRELLTGYQIERLMRGDRRGFFYGRSTILYQVGAGSFARVFRAVDRDTGKIIAVKVLRSRHAKDIERQQAFRHEGEMGRLLRHPNIVAIEEVGAEHGSSYLTMEFVEGQTLRELVKLRGAVDLPRALDLIQQLAAGLEYAHRRGVTHRDLKASNVLVSSAGRAKLVDFGLAGIDETGDALLGRIDQPRTIDYAALEKLTGMQDDCARSDIFFFGTLAQLVLTGQPTLAETRDRSQRSDPGRFQRIVPLATRAPHLPRDVIETIGRMTLLDPLERWQTVADVRRAVEQLAEAHVGGGDASPAAALPSGGPAPTMKGTLMLVEPGETAQRSFREFFNALGYRVLVTGNPRRALTICDARNRSVDCLVLSSHALGNEAVEAFNALSADPAYATLPAVLVAGETQTAVDAMARVDALRRVTRLPIRKREFACLLEELLGAPRKPDPA
- a CDS encoding Rrf2 family transcriptional regulator → MRLSARTEYAAIAALELARHWQAEEPVRIREICAAQGVPARFLVHILLRLKHAGIVASVRGAAGGYRLARHPEEITLEDLRVAIEGPGTDVAPVSVALGQRSRLAGLLVETWEAAARAEADVLRGTTLADLTARCRSGDAMYYI
- a CDS encoding carbohydrate kinase, producing the protein MARSVALAVDLGASGGRVLSGAFDGRILELEELHRFDNQPLPFGGRLVWDLPLLWREVVAGLRLAAQRHGRAVASVGVDTWGVDFAFLGADGDLLANPLCYRDPQTRGMLAAAERTVPRADIFAATGLQFMEINSLYQLLAMQARGSTALASAARLLMIPDLFHWLLSGEASNERTNASTTQCFDPRTGDWAFPLLERFGLPRLIFAPIAAPGTSLGGLRREVAEETGLAGVRVLLPGTHDTASAVAAVPALDPPSSRPDWCYVSLGTWALVGAELDQPLITPACLAHNFTNEAGVGGTTRLLKNVCGLWLVQQCRAAWQREGKGWTWDQLTALAAEAAPLRTIIDPDHPALVAPADMPAAIRILARETGEPVPETTAAVVRTALESVAAAIRRTLGRLDALLGRRVGTVHVVGGGVRNRLLCQMIADATGRPVIAGPVEATAIGNLLVQVAAREGAVDLRALRAIVRDSFELDRYEPGDAGAWQARLGG
- a CDS encoding ABC transporter ATP-binding protein: MHYFLRALREAAKNWPLLAAAMLCSAAVAALWSANIAALHPIIEVTLKGESLQSWNGREVAAARERIEGANAERTAVQARLAGAEGGGAELATDRNRLALLEQKQAADGRVVAWGEWLGPWLDRLLPIDPFKTVLVVVAFVVFSTVLKHVLLLTGTMLVSWVAMDISRTIRAKVFDKALELDRAQFMRQGSAGFMAQVTHTADMLASGITTVYGGAITEPLKILGCLGGAFIVSWRLTLACLTLAPVVGFLMVWLNRRIRGVSKSILARSRGFHHVLLEALNNVLTVQAYTMEDFERQRFRTCTGDMMRTGMWHAFYHALANPITEILGIGMVATSIAVGAWLVINQETKIFGITMTDQPMTVSGIMVFFGLLIGASDPVRKLSAVITGFNMGIVGAQGLYPLLDTPSKLSEASAPRALPSPHREIRLDGVSFSYDGIDTVLRDVNVSIAFGERVAIVGPNGGGKSTLVNLICRFYDPTQGRVLLDGVPLTDLALRDLRRRIALVTQQTELFNESILYNIRYGRWEASDEEIEAAARQAHAHEFIADFPEGYRTMVGPNGFRLSGGQRQRIALARAFLRDAEILVLDEATSQIDVESERLIHEALAAYVENRTVIMITHRASTLALANSILEVEHGTVRKRPAAQQRAA
- the folD gene encoding bifunctional protein FolD, translating into MSGPATLLDGRALATRIESDLRAEVGTFAAMFARKPRLVVVLVGELAASASYVKSKAAAAARVGIDAEVVPVPVTATTDELVALVTSLAAEESGPADGILVQLPLPPHVDMVKVLDAVPPDRDVDGFHPENAGLLSQGRPRFVPCTAAGVQRMLIDAGIETAGRHAVIVGRSDIVGKPLALLLAGKGRGGDATVTIAHSRSHDLAAITRQADILVAAVGRPGLITADMVKPGAAVVDVGINRVAGRLVGDVAFESVRGVAGWISPVPGGVGPLTVAMLIANTLLAAELRLGAARG